From the Anguilla anguilla isolate fAngAng1 chromosome 8, fAngAng1.pri, whole genome shotgun sequence genome, one window contains:
- the LOC118233755 gene encoding C-type lectin domain family 10 member A-like — translation MDGCACLTGWRIHQGKCYFFSTEKMHWSQSQEYCTSKGANLVIINNQQEQNFVSSRINETHWIGLSDQDTEGQWVWVDGTPLDRSGTQYWWAKEPDNWMGSGDPSGEDCASLGDHNGNLDTWFDASCGKIKKFVCETLPRI, via the exons ATGGACGGATGTGCATGCCTCACTGGATGGAGAATACACCAGGGAAAGTGTTACTTCTTCTCCACTGAGAAGATGCACTGGTCTCAAAGTCAGGAGTACTGCACCTCGAAGGGGGCAAATCTGGTCATCATAAACAACCAACAGGAACAG AATTTTGTGTCGTCCAGGATTAATGAGACGCACTGGATTGGGCTGAGCGACCAGGACACAGAGGGGCAGTGGGTCTGGGTGGACGGGACGCCTCTTGACAGAAGCGGAACCCA GTACTGGTGGGCAAAGGAGCCGGACAACTGGATGGGCTCAGGGGACCCGTCCGGAGAAGACTGCGCCAGTCTGGGGGACCACAACGGAAACCTTGATACCTGGTTCGACGCTTcttgtggaaaaataaaaaagtttgtcTGTGAAACACTGCCACGAATTTGA